Sequence from the Acidobacteriota bacterium genome:
GCCTTCGCCTTGGGCACCGGGAATGCTCGGGTTGCGGTCCTGCCTGCTGACGAGCGCTGGTGCGGCATGACCTCGCCGGAGGACCGCGAGATCACCGAGGCGGTGCTCGCGGATCTGGTCGACAGAGGCGTGTATCCCGAGAGGTTGTGGGAATAGGTCGGAACTCACCGACAGCGGCGATTTGTGGCCGTAGCCGTGGGGATCGCAGGCTCAGCGGGAGCTGAGCCGGTGAGGAGGGTTGGGAGGCTTTACGGCCACTCGCCGATGGCGGGGAGTCACGACGCCCGAAGGGCGTCAGTAACCCAAAACTGAAAACTCAAAATTCAAAATTCATTCCCGCCCTTGTTCCTTCCTCCACAGGGTCAGGCCGCGGAGGTTGAACACGATCGACACGCCGATGAGGGTGCCCGAGAAACCGGAGACGAAGCCCTGCCAGAAGTCGGTCGGCGGGTGGATGAAGCGCTGCATAACGATGCCGACGGCGAGGCACATCATTCCGAAGGAGGTCATCGCCTGCGAATCGTGAAGTCGTTTTCTCAACAGCATGGTGTCCTCTCAATCCTTGATCCGATACCAGGCCATCGCAGCCAGCTTGACCGCCGCCATGGTGGCGGCGACAGCAAAGAGGTCCCAGCGCCAAATGCCGTTGCCGTAGTAGTGGTAGGCGAATAGCCCAACGGCAAGGACTGCGCCGATGACACCTGCGAGGCTGGTCGACTTGAGCCGATGGATCATGAAACGTTCGTCGGGTTTGCCAAAGGGAATCGGGATGAAGGTCATTTTTCCTCCAGATGGAAGATTTCTTCGGTCGGTCGGTCGAAGACACGGGCGAACTTGAGGGCCAGGGGCAAGCTCGGCACGTAGCGATCGCGTTCGATGGAGTTGATGCTCTGACGCGAAACGCCGACCGCTTCCGCGAGCTGCTGCTGGGTCCAGCCCAGCTCTCCGCGGAGCTCCTTGACCCGATTTGTGATCTTCTCGCTCATGTCAAGCTCGCTTTCCATTGACATTGTAGGGCGTGAAATTCTGTTTGTCAAGTCCGCTTTACATTTGGAATGATGCCGGGCGAATCAGATGCTGGATCCTGGATGCTCGATACTGGCTCCGTCCACCCCTCCCAGGCATGCATCGGCGTCTGGGAATTGCATCGACCATCCGCCGTCCAGCATCCAACATCCAACATCTAGCATCCAGCATCCAGCATCCAGCATCCAGGATGGTGTGGTCGCCGACTTGCTGTAAGCTTTCTCCACTGACGCTTTACGGGGGAATCATGCTCGATTGGATGACCAGTCCCGAGGCTTGGGTCGCGCTGGCGACCTTGACGGCCCTCGAAATCGTCCTCGGTATCGACAACATCATCTTCATCTCGATCCTCTCGGGAAGGCTGCCAAAGGAACAGCGGGCGAGGGCGCGCACCGTCGGCCTGGCGGGCGCAATGGTCATGCGCATTGGCCTGCTGCTGTCGCTGGCGTGGGTTGCCCGACTGACCGTGGAGCTCTTCCCGGTCTTCGGCCACCCGTTCACGGCGCGCGATGCGGTACTGGTTGGTGGGGGCATATTCCTGCTCGGCAAGGCCACTTTCGAGATCCACCACAACCTCGAGGGTGAGGAGGAGGAACACGCGCGGAGCTCGAGCGCGTCTTTTGCCGGCACCATCGCCCAAATCATGGCCCTCGACATCGTCTTCTCTCTCGACTCGGTGATCACCGCGATCGGCATGGCTGAGCACGTGGCGGTGATGGTGGCAGCAGTGGTGATCGCCGTTCTGGTCATGATGATCGCCGCAGGCCCGATCTCCGATTTCGTCGAGGACCATCCGACGATCAAGATCCTGGCGCTTTCATTTCTGCTTCTGATCGGCATGTCGCTGGTCGCGGAGGGGCTCGGTCAACATATTCCCAAACCGCACATCTACTTCGCGATGGGCTTTTCGGTCTTTGTCGAGATGCTCAATCTTCGGATGCGCGGCCGAAGCTGGGAGGCGAAGCCGGTACGCCTACGCCATAGGATCGCCCCCCGCCGCCCGTCGCCGCTGCCGGCGAAAATGCGTATGATCGACGACGACTGATGGTTTATCCGTTCTTCCGCTCGCTGCTTTTCCACCTCGATCCCGAGGTCGCGCACTCGCTGTCGTTGGCGGCAATCGCCAAAATCGGCAGAGCGCCAGGGCTGCGCGAAACAATTACCTCGATCTACTCGGTGAAAACGGCAGAGCCGGTCGAAGCGTTCGGAATTCGATTCCCCAACCGGGTCGGCCTGGCCGCCGGATACGACAAAGACGGCGACGGCTGGCGCGGCCTGGCCTGCCTCGGTTTCGGTCACATCGAGGTCGGCACGGTGACGCCCGCACCGCAGCCGGGTAACCCGGAGCCGCGCGTGTTTCGCCTGATCGAGGAGCGATCGATCATCAACCGGATGGGCTTCCCCGGGCGGGGTGCCGACTACGTGGCTGCGCAGCTCCGCGGCAGGAGGCAGGGCGGGGCTGTGATCGGCGTCAATATCGGCAAGCAGAAGGCAACCGCACTCGAGGATGCGGCCGACGACTACGGGAGGTTGGTCGAGGTGTTCGCCCCGCTCGCGGACTACCTCGCGGTCAACATCTCTTCACCGAACACGCCCGGCCTGCGCAAGCTGCAGGAGGCGTCGTTTCTGGGGACTCTGCTCGGCAGGGTGGCGTCACGTCGCGACCGGACGGCCGACGCGATCGGCCGGCGGGTGCCTGTCCTTGTCAAGCTGGCGCCCGACCTCGACGACGAACAACTCACAACGGCGGTCGATGTGATCGCCGGGTCGGGCCTCGACGGGATTATCGCCACCAACACGACCATCAGCCGTGAAGGCGTCGATCACGCCCTCGCCAAAGAGGAGGGCGGGCTGTCGGGCTCCGCCCTGACCGAGATGAGCACCCGTATCATCGCCCGCATCGCCGAACACACCGGCGGAGAGATCCCGATCGTGGGCGTCGGCGGCATCATGGGTCCCGGGGATGCGCGTGCCAAGCTCGAAGCCGGCGCGACCCTGGTCCAGCTCTACACAGGCCTGGTCTATGAAGGACCGGGTCTGGTCAAGAGAATTCTGAAG
This genomic interval carries:
- a CDS encoding helix-turn-helix transcriptional regulator, whose translation is MTNRVKELRGELGWTQQQLAEAVGVSRQSINSIERDRYVPSLPLALKFARVFDRPTEEIFHLEEK
- a CDS encoding TerC family protein, which encodes MLDWMTSPEAWVALATLTALEIVLGIDNIIFISILSGRLPKEQRARARTVGLAGAMVMRIGLLLSLAWVARLTVELFPVFGHPFTARDAVLVGGGIFLLGKATFEIHHNLEGEEEEHARSSSASFAGTIAQIMALDIVFSLDSVITAIGMAEHVAVMVAAVVIAVLVMMIAAGPISDFVEDHPTIKILALSFLLLIGMSLVAEGLGQHIPKPHIYFAMGFSVFVEMLNLRMRGRSWEAKPVRLRHRIAPRRPSPLPAKMRMIDDD
- a CDS encoding quinone-dependent dihydroorotate dehydrogenase; its protein translation is MVYPFFRSLLFHLDPEVAHSLSLAAIAKIGRAPGLRETITSIYSVKTAEPVEAFGIRFPNRVGLAAGYDKDGDGWRGLACLGFGHIEVGTVTPAPQPGNPEPRVFRLIEERSIINRMGFPGRGADYVAAQLRGRRQGGAVIGVNIGKQKATALEDAADDYGRLVEVFAPLADYLAVNISSPNTPGLRKLQEASFLGTLLGRVASRRDRTADAIGRRVPVLVKLAPDLDDEQLTTAVDVIAGSGLDGIIATNTTISREGVDHALAKEEGGLSGSALTEMSTRIIARIAEHTGGEIPIVGVGGIMGPGDARAKLEAGATLVQLYTGLVYEGPGLVKRILKEL